TTCCACTACCTAATAAACAACTATAttttagattaagatgcaagcactaATCTGTtgaataaacaatatatatattgcTTGTCTCCTTTCACAATAGATTAATTAGCTTGGGCAGTGTGTCAATCAAACCTGTAATGGTAAGCTTTTGTTgtctgttttcttttgtttactTCCCGCCGCGATGGACAATAATGCACTGCCAGAGAGTGCTCTCCATCTGCAGCTATTTACGCATTTTTTTGTCAATTAGTGAGCAAATAGTTACCACTAATAATTTAAACGAAGCTATTTATGTCTTATTGTCCatgtaatttttatgtaaatatagACATGGAAACATATTTTCAATCTTTCTTTCCACCACACCATAAAAAAAAGCACAAACTTTCTTATCCAACGTTACATCTTTAAATAGCGTTTGaccaattttttaaacttaagtcttaatttaaagttatttaacaatatagaaatttatgttaaaattttctaAGTAATATAAAGTTCTTAAATCTTGAGAAtaggataaataaaaagaaaaagtcaaaaactTAATCATTGTAGCTTTTTGGTGAAAATATAATTCATAGTTTTTGTACATAAACAATATAGTAGACAGCTAAGACACAGGTTGTAGTTACAATTAAATGTTCTTCAGTAGCTTGTATATAAAGCTTCATTATACACTATTCCAGGTCCTAGCCACATTTTGGTAGTTTATGGTTCAGGTGTGGCCTTCCTTATAGTCTGTTTCCAAAAACTGCCAAAAAAGAAGTAAGCGTATTGCATGTGTCTATAATAGATAAAGCATAAACCTTCTATAAGATGTGTCACATTCTGAAAACAGCACAACAGTTGTCCAATTGAAGTTCCTCCAGTATCTTCTGTGTCATCTGAAGGTAGGAAGAGTGACCTTCTATAAGATGTGTCACATCGACCTGCAAagcaacaaaaagaaaaaatggcaCCTTCAAGCAATAAATCCTTGCAAATAAATAGTTGCATTGAGCATAAAATGGAAAATAGCTTACATTCTCAATGCCATGAACATCAACAGATTGGATTCCAGCTAATCCTTTAGAGAGTAAACTGTGCATTCAAAAAAAGATCGGAAATAAATATACGACCTTGTGGTCTTTGACTAGTGTGATTTGTAGCACGTCAAAAATTGATGGAAATCATGTATTTCCTTCCGGTTAGCACATACCTGGCACGGAAAGTTACACCTAACGTCCAGTCATTGGAAGAGTATGCATTCACAAACCTTCCGGCCACCATCTGCATGGTGGCACCATCATTAAATGCTAAACAATAAAAGTTCATGGATggaataataagaaaaattgttgaGAAGTTTTAGGTACCTTTCTAGCCTTCTCCCAGCTTTCGTCCGAAATTGAGATAGGTGCTCCAAGCAAAACAACCCTTTCCACTATTCCAGCTGCATAAGACAGCACGGTATGAAGAAATTATAAAGCAAACAATATGAATTTCCAATACACATGGGGGATTCCAGATTACCATTGTCTCCTTCGGAGTGAGCCAAAAATTGAAGACATTTGAAAATAACGCGGGCTCCCAGTGAAAAACCTACTAGTGTCACAGGCCTGGATCATACATAGAAAGCTACCAAATATATTACAATGAGGCAACACTATTTTCAACCTTTTGCAATTTAGATGGTGTCACCTGTTTCCTTGCAAGCCTGCCAACAGCACTTCAGAAAACACCTTACCAGCCTTGTCTGATCTGCTCCAATAAAGACAAACCGAGGctaaatataatgtaaaaaaaattaaatggtcATAATATATATGGCTCACAACAAGATACTTGTCTCCCACGGTTTATACTTCCCACGACGTTAAAATTGTTTATAGTTGCCACGACGAAGACAAATTTGACATAATGGCAACTGAAACATTGATGTCCACAACCCAATTAACAAATTTGAATTCGGATTCATACGTATCAAAGTGTAGATGTATGCAATCTTTGCTACTTTAAAAAACCATCATAGCTTTACTAAATGGATACTACGTACCAAGAAAGGCACTTACCTGTCCACTGCAATTGCCCATTTGCTGTCAATAACATCAAATGTGGTAAGTAAAGCTGTTGGCCATGCTAGGGCTGTAACTAGTGAGCTTAATACTGTCATCATGGCACCATCTTTCATCAACCGAATCGCAATCTCTACAATATTATTAATCACCGAAACCTTAAGTTTGATGTCAAATCTATTTAATCATAACTCGAACATATAAAGGGGATTCAGAGAAACTACGTGAAGTAAGCCAGTCCCGGACGGCTGTGCTCAGTGCAATCAAATTTTTAGACTCATATTGGAGCACGTACCTATACGCACAGGTtgttagtataaaatattagaaatacTAAGAATGTAAATTCAGGAAGAGGGTGTTTGATTCCATCAGAATCATATAACATtcagtaaaattaataattcatcAGAAGAAAGTTATTTACTGAAGAGGAGCACATAAGTTCTTACAAGACTTGTGAGTATTTACATAGCCTTCCCTAGTAGGTACGCGCTTTTATGAAAATAACCAATTAAAGATTGGGAATGAAGttttaggaagaaaaaaaataagcaaaaaACGATGAAAAAACTTGACCAAATTATCAAATAGTGTGAGAGAAATTTTGAAGTAATTGACTTCTGCTTGGcccacaaaaaaaaatgtattaaaggtGTATCTCAAGAAAAACAAAGCCACAAAGAGGAATCAAAGATAAACCTGCTTTTGACCACAGAAGAGCACATTGTAGAGGATATTTTTTTCATACCTCTCCATGTTATCATTGAGACCTTCCCAAGGTTCTACGAAATCTTTCTCCTTAAATACTTGCCCAGAAATGGAGATTCTAACTGCTAGGTgctgaaaattgaaaatagagGTTTCGCTTCAAATTTCAACAATCATATTAGGGTATTTCACAATTAACTTCAATAAGATCCTCCTGGGTTCATCAAGTCAAGCACAATACAGAGTGCCTCCTAATGAACCTACCAAGTGTTCCTGATCCAGCCAACCCTGAAACTCCTAACTGTCAGAAGTAATCAGTATAATGTGATGACATTTTGGAACTTACTCCTTGATTAGTGCCTCCAACACTTTTTAACTCAAATTCATCTAGACTTCCAATTCTTGTTGCCATCTTACTACCAGTAAGGCCAGCTCCAGCAGCTGGATTACAAAAGAAGCAAGTCACTTAGCATTAATCCATGTACATTGAAAAACTAGAAAAGTCCCTTTTGCCTCAAATAATATAGGTTGGACGTATATTTTTAGTTGTTCGATGTTGAATGATTTCACAACGTATATAAACCAAATTTAGTTTTTACACCTCCAAATGATGCAGCCACAGCCACAGATCCAGCAGCAGATCCTGTAGCAGTTGCGGCAGCTGCAAATCCACTAGCTCCGATGGCAGGAACAAGACCTCCTAGCGCAGGAGCCAAAGCACCCAATCCATGGGCAATTGCCGGGGCAGCCAAGCCTGTCAAAGCATTTCAATGATTAAAATATTGCTATTATCTCACCTTACTTTGAGTTAGAAATGCAGTATCGGATACATGCCACCAGTTACAGCCATTAAGGCTCCTCCAGTTACAGCAGCTGCTCCTATGATACTTCCACGCTTCCATTTATCCAGGCTAGTTTCTGAACCTACAGATTCTTCTTCCTTAGCACCTTCTTTACTCGCTGaatttattatagaaaaagCAACCATAGCCTCCATTGCTTCCTGCAAAATATCACGAAGAAGGTAGACTTTCAGAGATTCGGAGCTGCCGGAAAACCAGCAAAGCATTGAGACATTCGAACATATACATCACATTATTAAAGAAAGAACTTTGTTTTGTGAAATTCACACATCACAAACATAACATACAAGATTCACATGTCACAAACGTAACATACAAATTATAATACCATATGGTGTTTGAAATGCAGGCTAATGTTCCAAGCACACAGACCATTTCAATCCATTCGACACCAAGCCATACAGAAAGCAACCGCAGAGCCACACGGTGACGAGCATCGTAGCCCTGCCTTGACTTGTCAGTGTCTGCCACACAAGCCGCAACTAGTGTGTACAGAACTGACACTTTCTTCTGGTAACCAATAAGGGTTGCCTCCTCTAAAGATTGTTCAAACGTTGCGATTTCTAGTGTACCAGAagcttttttcttttcagacaGCATAGCTGAGCTCTCCATACTGTCACACATATCATCTTGGTTCCCAGTTTTCTGCCCACTTGGACAATGGGTAGTAGAAGTATCATTCAAGCTCAAAGCCGAGGCATCAACAGCTTTGGTCAACTCAGCTTCTTTCTTTGATTCACCACCTTCCTCTGACAGTAATGTCAACAACTGGAATGAAGCAACCatcattttattgttatattttaattttaacaagaaagaaaagaagcgATAAGTAAGCCATGAAACATTTCTAATCCACaatatagaaaatgaaaatgaagggAATGAACAACATACAGATCCAAGGTGATGTCTGAATTGAGAAGAGGAACAGGCAGTTTCCTTTATGCCCTGCCAGGAGTCCTCATCCACTTCAAGGAACCTGACAATTTTTATCATCATATTGTTATTACGAGTTTAATCCTGATACCACTCACACTTCTAATACGATATTtggtaattattaaaaaaatcaatcatcATACACATAAATGCCAACAACCTATAATTTGATCAAActataactttttaaaactcTCCCTCGATTCTAAttaagatgaattcttataaaTGGGTTCTTAATTTAATTCCAACAAGTATAGAAAGAAACTCGTAACAGAACAAAACAGaattaaagattatatatatatcaagaaCAACCTGATAAGTTTAAGTTTTAAGAAGAATCAGAATTGACAAATAGAATAACCTATATATTCAATTATCATCTTACAACACAGAATCAAGACCCGTATATTACAACATTGATTTCCTTGTGTTTATTTATGAATACCTAAAAATTGGGCCGAGCAAATGAGAGTTCTGGTTAAACCAGACTTCCGGGTCTTGAGTTTGAGAGTCGAGAGAAGTAGCCTTTGTTAGACGAATCTGAGAGTGGTGAAGTGCGAGAGCGAACAGAGAAGCTGCTGTGTGTCTACAAGTAGGTGACAAGATCGAGGTTCTTTCTTTCATCGTTTAAAACCAATGGATACCAAGGCGTGAATTGAACTGAAATGTGGATGCAATAATTACAATCTATCGTCTCCCTACTACTTCaaacacaagaaaaagaaacatgcaGTTTTTTTTAGATCAAAATGTAGACCTCACTGTTGCGATTTCCTTCACTTTTTCAAACTTCAGAATCGCTTCTGGCTTAGACGAATGAATGATAGGAAGGTGCTATTTCCTCTCGCACTAGCGGGAAACCATGTTGCTCGCCGTAACTGGAGCACGCTATCACCACCCGAAGGAAGGGCCCTCctctatttcatttttcttaaaaaattataatttttttattttaaaaatagtttctttataattctattaaaatgacaattatattCTTTATCATTCTAATTACCACATTCATCTTTTTCGAGGGAAATTAGCTCTTAAATTAGAAGTTCttaattccaaaaaaaaagaaacttttcCGTTATCTAATTCAATCTACATATACTCTTACACAGTCACATTACACAGATAACATCATATTATAGTTTCCACactaaaaaataagtaataatttattttgaacaGTAGAATTTTGAGAAAACAAAGAGATTCTGAAGATAACGATGACTATATACATGATGCATCATGGTAATTTCTGTTTATGTTGCGGATGAGGAATGGGAGCACCGTGACCTATTCCCCAATAACCAGTAGAAGGGTTCCAAATACCATAATCGTCTGCATCATAAAATCCATCACCTTCATCCATGTCATTGAGCTGTTCCggtgttgaagatgatgatatcAGTGTTGTTGAGGACGTAGATATTATTGCATACATTCCTATCGTCACAACCACTACTATCTTAATCAACTTCAACAATATTTTAGAGGTCATGATTTTCGTTTGAATCATTGTTCTGTCCCACACAATTTCACTCATTTAACTGCTAAATGTAGTTTTTGCGTCACTCTAACAAAGTCTCATATTATAATGCTAATTTCTATCTgcgataattataatttttagttcacgatttttcttctattttttctattctatttgttttcttaaaactatatatcatatattatagGCATTATAATGTTATAGTAAAATtgttatttacattaaaaaattatgtgtattttagatttttatacatattcaaattcagggataatatttttttaccttttttttatagtttttctatCATTTTCGTGTAGTTTATACATTTGTGTTTACTCAAATGCATTCTGACTTTCTTTTCTGCTTTTCTCGttcattttcatgttttcttttactcgtacaaataaataaatgttaaaacttCATGTTATCGATTAAATAATactaaaaccttaaaaaatctGAATCCAATACTAACATATTACTATCATGTTCAAATGtaacatatataaaagaaattacaagATCTTAAgacaaatattatttgtttgtcTTAAAATAGATgctataaattaataataataacttcaatttatttaagagtgagataaaataaacatacttagattaaaataaaaacatatataaggGGCTcaaaatatacttaaattttttagaaaCTATTATCCCTTGACAAAATTCTTTTGCTCACACTAAATGAATGATATATCATGATTCTTACATGTTCTTGCTATCCTTGCATGCTCGTGGTAGTAATCAGCTTATGAATAActaatatgtttaatatgttttttggATGTTAGGGAGTAAATGCAACAACTAATATGCTTTCTGATTTAGTGAGGAAGCTTGATGATTATTTTGAGAGTTAAAGTTGTAAAACATTCACATGCACtccaatttaaaaataacataattatattcAAACTACATGGTAAGggtgaaatgaaaaaaaaaagaagtatcTGTGGTGTAATAATGcgaataatttaacattttaataaattgtacgaaattattaaattataagtattagctatattaaatacatataaaattaagattagGTCGCGTTGTCTTTATTGATGTATTTtgacaatttaaataataataataattgatgtaaaataaggttgattaaaattgaaaaccttaaaatttcactttatcttaaaatgtaaaatatatccacgtgatataaaataaataagtgttTGATTTGTCAAGAGAAGTGACATGTCGTAATATACTcttaagataattttaatttaataagaaCTCAACTTTATAATTCAAGAGTGATAGTTATATCCttgtaaatattaataaaagctGCGGTTTTTTCAGTAGATACGGTATAACaaactattttttatgtaagacgtattaaaataattattgtggAATAGaagtattaaattattataatgttattttttatttagttatctGATATCTAAGTTATCTTCAAATAATTGTGtgattataatgtaaaattgaTTAGGTTGGGCCAATAAAAGTGGCTCATGGAGTTCTTAATTCAGAATAATAGATTTGCAagttaattatttgattttatttcttacgaagtcattttagtttattaatgataaaagttaataaaacgtatattataaataatataatatcattttttggTAATAGAAAgcaattaaaatcaattaaaatccCCATAACTTACACGAAGAGAAACAGTGTAGGGACTGAGGAGTGTTCTCTCTTTCTCTACGTGCGACGACGGAAGGCGGTCTGTAGACGGCGGGTGATTCAGAAGAAGGAAAGAACCAGTGCGGGGCAACAGAAGAAGAGTGAAACCCTAATCTCTAATCAGTAAGTTTTCTTCACTCTCGCACACCAAACCACCATTGtttagagttttaaaaaatcttCTCTTGGAACTCGCCAATTCGATTGCAAAATCGCGAGTTTAGCCGAGTTCAACTATTCTACCGACTTTATATCAAAATTGAGCTTGTTTATGAGTTGGCTTATGTGTAGAAACGTAAACTCGTACTAGTTAACGAGTTAACTCGCAAGATAATCATGAGTTAAACTATTAAAACAATTACTCACAGAAACAGAACTGAAAATTGGAAATTACTGAATGCTTATGAAACTGAAACAAAAATCTAGGATTAATTACTACTAAAATTTTAACAGAATTGAAAGAGATAGGGTAAGAAAGATAGAACCAGGAAAGAACTGCAGCTATTAATACGTGGATGATGTGAGAACTGATATTAGTGCAGCAGACATGCTgcttagtaaaaaaaaataattagattttCCAGCATCGATTTCACACCTTCTTCAATGAAATCTGCACCATTCAGTGAGCATTTGCAATCATCAAGGTTTATCAATTATTCATGTATGAATGAAGCTTATTTGTGATATTCACAAGGATGAATTTTATTGTGTGTTAAGtggaaaaactaaaaaaaatgttcagCACACCGAAATTTACGTCCAAATCAACttattacaaagaaaatttcCTAAGTTCATGATATACACAATGGACTTTGAACTTCAGCATGTAATCTTCAATTTGTTCCAGACTCTGGGTTCACCAATGGTTGAGCTGGAAGAGCACTTGATCTTTGTTGTACCAGTTCATTCACAGTTGAAGCTAGCTGTCCTATTTGAGTCTGCAAATCCTGGATAGTTGCTTCGATGGAGGGATCAATTCTGCTGTTTTGTTGTTGTGCCACGTATCCTTGTGGCCTATCAAAAGCTGAGTATTAGGTGTAGGCTTAGGTACAGCTATGGTATTCTGGAAATACTGTGCGTGTGGTAGAGATGGATCTGCTGGAATGTAGTTTTGGTTAGGGATCCATCTCGGGTTGCCTTGCTGCTGATTCCCCTGCTGATTCTGGAAAATTCCAGCCACTAGTTGTGCATCCAAATTGGCTACATCTTGCAGCTGTGGGCGTTGGTCCGTGAAATGGTCATCTGCAGCACATAATCCGCAATGTTTAACTACACCATTAACCTACTGATTCAAGGCCATCTGCCCCATCATTGtaattgttgaatatagtaaaaaactatatatgggattaatctctcttgtgttgaatatacacatatgGTCCTCtgtttataatagaagaaatatgggctaagcctaaaatacaaataagaaataataacaaacaaactaaagataaaagataaatataaaataaagataatatatctaacactccccctcaagctagtgcatacaaatcgtatgtaccaagcttgttactaatataatccataaagacttagtgaaaatatatgtttttgcactcgagtgacaccaaattgctAATGATTTGCAAGACGAGATAAAAGACGAAATACCAACACAAAAggctccccctgagcaacaaatttgggaggttgctccatgtaaatctcttcttgcaaatcatCGTTGAGGAATGCCACCAGTGGATAAAGAGGTAATTGTTGGAAAGCCACCACGggtataaataaactaacaaaaatcaTCTTTTTTCATgggaaaaaaacatatatgaacGGGTCAAACGCAATGGTGACGAAAGAGAGGCCAGAAAAGACAGTAGCGGAAGAAGCTATGGATGAACAGGAGAgagaaactataaaaataaaagattctccaatcaaggcacctgaaaaaggaaaaagagcaacCTCGATGCTCCAGATAGCGGCCTGAGAGGAGACGGGACGTGCAACAACACACGATGAATGTGATCTCGACGCTCTAAATTATTACTAGACATGTCACCATGCACGACGGAAAAGGAAGCAAATCCATATCTTCAAAAGACCCTGAGAGCGCGTAGGAGCTTCGATGAAGGCGTCGTTAATGACATGGTGGTTGCCTGACCGAGACGATCAAAACCATGTGATCATCGATAGAAACTTGAACTCCGACAATAGCGGTAGACGACAGCGCCGCCGCCGGTAGTATATGGCTCCACCGCTCGTAGCAGTATATGGCGCCACCGCCAGCAGCGGTGGATGTAGTGACAGAGACACCAGTAacttttttctcaaaataacttggctctagataccatgttgaatatagtgaaaaactatatatgggattaatctcccttgtgttgaatatacacatatggtcctctatttataatagaagaaatatggactaagccTAAactacaaataagaaataataacaaacaaactaaagataaaagataaatataaaataaagataatatatctaacagtAATCAATTCCAAAGTTTTGTTGCCTATCTTCATATTATCTTCAGTCAACAAATTTTGTCCTTGAATAGCATTTACTTCAAGCTCATGAACTCCCCTGATGGTACTTCCCCTAATGATGAACTGCTGGCTGTTTTCAGCTATGTTAGAAATCAAGTAACGGCCTGCAGCTGGTGTCTTATCCATGAACACCCCTCCACTAGCAGCATCAAGCAAATTCCTGTCAGCCAAGGTCAATCCTTCGCAAAAGTATTGTAGTAAGAGCTGTTCACTAATTTGATGATTAGGACAGGTTGCACACAACTTGTTAAAACGTTCCTAATACTCCGAGAGGCTCTCTCCTTGTGATTGCTTAATTCCACTGATTTCCTTTCTAAGATGCTGTCCTAGATGTTGGAAAGAGCTTCTCCGGaaattttctcttcatttctaCCCATCCAGCTATGGGCTTTAGTTGAGAGAACAACAATGTTTTGGCTGCATTACATAGAGAGAAGGGAAATTCGTTCATTCGAACCACTTCTTCAGAAATGTTGGCCGGTTTCATGGTTGAGCATACAATGATGAACTCCATCGGGTGTTTATGCAGATCCTCTCCAATCATTCCATGAAACTTTGGTAATGATTGAATCAGTCCAGATCTCAATTCGAAGCTAGCTGCTCCTTTATTCTGAGGAATCTGAATACACAAGGGTTGGTAACGAATATCCTATTGGCAAGCTCCTTCAATGTTCTTTCCTGCTGTCAAGCCATCTCCTCACAGCTATCAATTCTTGTTTCAGAAGGTGCAGTGAACTCTAAGTTCCTCTGATTCAGCTTAGCCTTTTTCAACAATCGCAAAGTTCTGTCAATCTCAGCGTCAAATTGGAACAATAGACCTGATTTCGACCTTGTCATGCATTCTTAAGCTCAAAATAAACTGGTTAGCTCACACAAAAATACAGAGCAGcagcaaaaagagaaaaatcatcatttctaaaatttataatctTCAAACACACAACACTAACTCAAAAATCACTCAAATTTTTCTGTCAATCTCAGCGTCAAATTGGAACAATTGACCTGATTTCGACCTTGTCATGCATTCTTGAGCTCAAAATAAACTGGTTAGCTCACACAAAAATACAGAGCAGcagtaaaaagagaaaaatcatcatttctaaaatttataatctTCAAACACACAACACACTAACTCAAAAATCACTCAAATTTTGCCTCTCCCCAGCAATGACGCCATTTGATAAACTCTTTTGTCACTAAGAATTTATGCAACATCGATTTCCTCACTTCTATAGTATGGTGTGAAACCAAAGATCAATCCTAGGAGAGACAAACTTGCTTTTTGCCTTTGAGTGTGTGCGTATGCAAATTGGAGGAAATCTAATTATACTAATCTAAACAAACTAAAATCAACCTAAAAAGAATACAAATCGTGTTAAGAGAACCTAAATGTAACTCTGATTAAATTCTTAAGTCAGAAAAACTAAGAAAACTATGAACTAGGTGTACTCAACTTCAACTTTCCTAAATGCACTAGAATGGAGTTTTTCACAATGTAGCTATCCTAACCTAACCTATATGCTTAAATTAACTCAATTACACTACTTAAACTAGATACAAACCTATATGTCCAAGGAATGATTGAAGTCTTATAAGAATATCTAGTGATTTTGTGAGAGGAAACgagttatttaatattttgctgGGTATAGTATTTGTCTTATAATTACCTATTTCCAGAAATATCATTCCGGAATATCTTGTTCCTGAGTACTTAACATTCTTCATCAAAACAAATGCAACAATTTTCGTTCCCTGACAATTTTAGGCAACTTATTTGCTTTGGAATAGATGGAGGCCAAATTTTTTCGCTTTCTCAAGATTGTGGGTGTTGGATACAAAGCCAGAGCTGAAGCTGCAGGTCGTCTATTGTATCTCAAATTGGGGTACAGCCATGAGGTGGAATTAGCTGTCCCTCCTGCTGTCCGAGTTTTTTGCTTCAAGAACAATGTAATTTGCTGTACAGGAattgacaaacaaagagtgCACCAGTTTGCAGCCACTGTTCGGACCTGTAAGCCTCCTGAAGTTTACAAAGGCAAGGGTATAATGTATGTTGATGAAGTTATCAAGAAAAAACAAGGAAAGAAGTCTAAATAGTCATATAATCTTTAGGTGATTTCGTGAAGTCTAGACTGAGATGTACATTGGCTACACTCTGTCTGCACAAATTGCTATGATTAGCTCTAGCCTTCAAACAATTTTAGTGTTGGAATCCTTGAACATTATGGTAATCATTTATTTGCTTTGAAATAACTATAATTTCTTGTTTCAGTAGGATTGATATGTACTTTTAGAGTTTATCTTACTTTGCTGAGACATTTTGTCtaagaatataatattattttgaaaggctcgttttcttttcttccttctgatggttaaaattattatagGATGGCTCGTCTTAATTTTAACCTCACCTCTTTCCCATTTTCCTCTACACAAAgttttattttgctttattttttataattaaaagctCTCTTGTCCAAATTTTTACCCATGATTTATaactacaattttattttagatcTGTGCGCATTGTAACGGTTTATTTTGATGTTAACAACGTGGTTAAATGCCTATATTGTGCTCTAGGCTTTTAATGTAAAGAAGCTTGTTGTGCTGGACGAATCCACCATAGAAATAATCTGTAAGGAATCTGAATgatcttttcaattttgttatcCCACATAGAGGCTGCATTATTT
This Vigna angularis cultivar LongXiaoDou No.4 chromosome 4, ASM1680809v1, whole genome shotgun sequence DNA region includes the following protein-coding sequences:
- the LOC108341237 gene encoding uncharacterized protein LOC108341237, with product MKERTSILSPTCRHTAASLFALALHHSQIRLTKATSLDSQTQDPEVWFNQNSHLLGPIFRFLEVDEDSWQGIKETACSSSQFRHHLGSLLTLLSEEGGESKKEAELTKAVDASALSLNDTSTTHCPSGQKTGNQDDMCDSMESSAMLSEKKKASGTLEIATFEQSLEEATLIGYQKKVSVLYTLVAACVADTDKSRQGYDARHRVALRLLSVWLGVEWIEMEAMEAMVAFSIINSASKEGAKEEESVGSETSLDKWKRGSIIGAAAVTGGALMAVTGGLAAPAIAHGLGALAPALGGLVPAIGASGFAAAATATGSAAGSVAVAASFGAAGAGLTGSKMATRIGSLDEFELKSVGGTNQGHLAVRISISGQVFKEKDFVEPWEGLNDNMERYVLQYESKNLIALSTAVRDWLTSQIAIRLMKDGAMMTVLSSLVTALAWPTALLTTFDVIDSKWAIAVDRSDKAGKVFSEVLLAGLQGNRPVTLVGFSLGARVIFKCLQFLAHSEGDNAGIVERVVLLGAPISISDESWEKARKMVAGRFVNAYSSNDWTLGVTFRASLLSKGLAGIQSVDVHGIENVDVTHLIEGHSSYLQMTQKILEELQLDNCCAVFRM
- the LOC128196138 gene encoding 60S ribosomal protein L6, mitochondrial-like; its protein translation is MEAKFFRFLKIVGVGYKARAEAAGRLLYLKLGYSHEVELAVPPAVRVFCFKNNVICCTGIDKQRVHQFAATVRTCKPPEVYKGKGIMYVDEVIKKKQGKKSK